One stretch of Euphorbia lathyris chromosome 7, ddEupLath1.1, whole genome shotgun sequence DNA includes these proteins:
- the LOC136234770 gene encoding uncharacterized protein isoform X1 yields the protein MVLRQNLINQIEMAMVVQIILMVDFPYFRNMGDEWVEAHAYVINNCDEVIPFLEEYSQIRESIHPQQSFNDWFKDTVKMQSSQLPTRKKFIQPGKLGNKNRVLSAFQHSSVPHDKSTEDTPKGVTPRKENLKDVGLIVHFGDLQYHDKGFNEECCFLDILSICKKFVDIYSVGLRFADDDGRPVQNDLDVLNMFKNYSGSTVIHLYAKRDINSRGLIYKLPSENPNLASDIAPIPIVTNVKIMGELKVNQKVMVYGAISNGVETASIAEFFITMNKNLDIENGLTPISSPSKEKELELPLQAVGQFVVAKLTPMTEDGKSGDPKYAISQTFVKSDIPKIVRKVRGCNKNKKICSLKQGEKLDICFYNNRGVGENQKYWSRHLGKIVRN from the exons ATGGTATTGAGACAAAATTTAATAAACCAGATAGAAATGGCGATGGTTGTTCAGATTATTTTGATGGTGGATTTTCCTTATTTTCGCAACATGGGCGATGAATGGGTGGAAGCACATGCATATGTCATAAATAATTGTGATGAAGTCATACCTTTTCTCGA AGAGTATTCCCAGATTCGAGAAAGTATTCATCCACAACAATCTTTTAATGATTGGTTTAAAGATACA GTGAAAATGCAATCAAGCCAACTTCCTACTCGCAAAAAGTTCATCCAGCCAGGCAAACTGGGGAACAAAAATCGAGTATTGAGTGCTTTCCAACATTCAAGCGTACCTCATGATAAAAGTACTGAAGACACTCCGAAGGGTGTTACTCCAAGAAAAGAGAACCTTAAAG ATGTTGGTTTGATTGTGCATTTTGGTGATCTACAATACCACGATAAAGGTTTCAACGAAGAATGTTGTTTCCTGGACATTTTGAGCATATGCAAAAAATTTGTCGATATTTATTCTGTTGGCTTGAGATTTGCTGATGATGATGGAAGACCAGTACAAAATGATTTAGATGTCTTAAATATGTTCAAAAATTATTCGGGTTCTACAGTCATACATCTTTATGCCAAAAGAGACATAAACTCACGAGGTTTAATATACAAACTCCCAAGTGAGAATCCTAATCTAG CTTCTGATATTGCACCCATACCAATAGTGACAAATGTAAAGATAATGGGTGAGCTTAAGGTAAATCAGAAAGTGATGGTATATGGTGCTATTAGTAACGGGGTGGAGACTGCGAGTATTGCCGAATTTTTCATAACTATGAATAAAAACTTGGATATTGAGAATGGTCTTACACCTATCAGCTCACCTAGCAAAGAGAAG GAGCTTGAATTACCATTACAAGCTGTTGGTCAATTTGTTGTTGCCAAACTAACTCCCATGACAGAGGATGGAAAATCTGGTGATCCAAAGTATGCAATATCTCAAACATTTGTTAAGA GTGATATTCCAAAAATTGTGAGAAAAGTTAGAGGTTGTAATAAGAACAAAAAAATTTGTTCTCTCAAACAAGGAGAGAAACTTGACATATGTTTCTACAACAATCGTGGCGTTGGAGAGAATCAGAAGTATTGGTCGAGGCATTTAGGGAAGATTGTACGTAATTGA
- the LOC136234770 gene encoding uncharacterized protein isoform X3: MVDFPYFRNMGDEWVEAHAYVINNCDEVIPFLEEYSQIRESIHPQQSFNDWFKDTVKMQSSQLPTRKKFIQPGKLGNKNRVLSAFQHSSVPHDKSTEDTPKGVTPRKENLKDVGLIVHFGDLQYHDKGFNEECCFLDILSICKKFVDIYSVGLRFADDDGRPVQNDLDVLNMFKNYSGSTVIHLYAKRDINSRGLIYKLPSENPNLASDIAPIPIVTNVKIMGELKVNQKVMVYGAISNGVETASIAEFFITMNKNLDIENGLTPISSPSKEKELELPLQAVGQFVVAKLTPMTEDGKSGDPKYAISQTFVKSDIPKIVRKVRGCNKNKKICSLKQGEKLDICFYNNRGVGENQKYWSRHLGKIVRN, from the exons ATGGTGGATTTTCCTTATTTTCGCAACATGGGCGATGAATGGGTGGAAGCACATGCATATGTCATAAATAATTGTGATGAAGTCATACCTTTTCTCGA AGAGTATTCCCAGATTCGAGAAAGTATTCATCCACAACAATCTTTTAATGATTGGTTTAAAGATACA GTGAAAATGCAATCAAGCCAACTTCCTACTCGCAAAAAGTTCATCCAGCCAGGCAAACTGGGGAACAAAAATCGAGTATTGAGTGCTTTCCAACATTCAAGCGTACCTCATGATAAAAGTACTGAAGACACTCCGAAGGGTGTTACTCCAAGAAAAGAGAACCTTAAAG ATGTTGGTTTGATTGTGCATTTTGGTGATCTACAATACCACGATAAAGGTTTCAACGAAGAATGTTGTTTCCTGGACATTTTGAGCATATGCAAAAAATTTGTCGATATTTATTCTGTTGGCTTGAGATTTGCTGATGATGATGGAAGACCAGTACAAAATGATTTAGATGTCTTAAATATGTTCAAAAATTATTCGGGTTCTACAGTCATACATCTTTATGCCAAAAGAGACATAAACTCACGAGGTTTAATATACAAACTCCCAAGTGAGAATCCTAATCTAG CTTCTGATATTGCACCCATACCAATAGTGACAAATGTAAAGATAATGGGTGAGCTTAAGGTAAATCAGAAAGTGATGGTATATGGTGCTATTAGTAACGGGGTGGAGACTGCGAGTATTGCCGAATTTTTCATAACTATGAATAAAAACTTGGATATTGAGAATGGTCTTACACCTATCAGCTCACCTAGCAAAGAGAAG GAGCTTGAATTACCATTACAAGCTGTTGGTCAATTTGTTGTTGCCAAACTAACTCCCATGACAGAGGATGGAAAATCTGGTGATCCAAAGTATGCAATATCTCAAACATTTGTTAAGA GTGATATTCCAAAAATTGTGAGAAAAGTTAGAGGTTGTAATAAGAACAAAAAAATTTGTTCTCTCAAACAAGGAGAGAAACTTGACATATGTTTCTACAACAATCGTGGCGTTGGAGAGAATCAGAAGTATTGGTCGAGGCATTTAGGGAAGATTGTACGTAATTGA
- the LOC136234770 gene encoding uncharacterized protein isoform X4, giving the protein MQSSQLPTRKKFIQPGKLGNKNRVLSAFQHSSVPHDKSTEDTPKGVTPRKENLKDVGLIVHFGDLQYHDKGFNEECCFLDILSICKKFVDIYSVGLRFADDDGRPVQNDLDVLNMFKNYSGSTVIHLYAKRDINSRGLIYKLPSENPNLASDIAPIPIVTNVKIMGELKVNQKVMVYGAISNGVETASIAEFFITMNKNLDIENGLTPISSPSKEKELELPLQAVGQFVVAKLTPMTEDGKSGDPKYAISQTFVKSDIPKIVRKVRGCNKNKKICSLKQGEKLDICFYNNRGVGENQKYWSRHLGKIVRN; this is encoded by the exons ATGCAATCAAGCCAACTTCCTACTCGCAAAAAGTTCATCCAGCCAGGCAAACTGGGGAACAAAAATCGAGTATTGAGTGCTTTCCAACATTCAAGCGTACCTCATGATAAAAGTACTGAAGACACTCCGAAGGGTGTTACTCCAAGAAAAGAGAACCTTAAAG ATGTTGGTTTGATTGTGCATTTTGGTGATCTACAATACCACGATAAAGGTTTCAACGAAGAATGTTGTTTCCTGGACATTTTGAGCATATGCAAAAAATTTGTCGATATTTATTCTGTTGGCTTGAGATTTGCTGATGATGATGGAAGACCAGTACAAAATGATTTAGATGTCTTAAATATGTTCAAAAATTATTCGGGTTCTACAGTCATACATCTTTATGCCAAAAGAGACATAAACTCACGAGGTTTAATATACAAACTCCCAAGTGAGAATCCTAATCTAG CTTCTGATATTGCACCCATACCAATAGTGACAAATGTAAAGATAATGGGTGAGCTTAAGGTAAATCAGAAAGTGATGGTATATGGTGCTATTAGTAACGGGGTGGAGACTGCGAGTATTGCCGAATTTTTCATAACTATGAATAAAAACTTGGATATTGAGAATGGTCTTACACCTATCAGCTCACCTAGCAAAGAGAAG GAGCTTGAATTACCATTACAAGCTGTTGGTCAATTTGTTGTTGCCAAACTAACTCCCATGACAGAGGATGGAAAATCTGGTGATCCAAAGTATGCAATATCTCAAACATTTGTTAAGA GTGATATTCCAAAAATTGTGAGAAAAGTTAGAGGTTGTAATAAGAACAAAAAAATTTGTTCTCTCAAACAAGGAGAGAAACTTGACATATGTTTCTACAACAATCGTGGCGTTGGAGAGAATCAGAAGTATTGGTCGAGGCATTTAGGGAAGATTGTACGTAATTGA
- the LOC136234770 gene encoding uncharacterized protein isoform X2, which yields MVLRQNLINQIEMAMVVQIILMVDFPYFRNMGDEWVEAHAYVINNCDEVIPFLEEYSQIRESIHPQQSFNDWFKDTVKMQSSQLPTRKKFIQPGKLGNKNRVLSAFQHSSVPHDKSTEDTPKGVTPRKENLKDVGLIVHFGDLQYHDKGFNEECCFLDILSICKKFVDIYSVGLRFADDDGRPVQNDLDVLNMFKNYSGSTVIHLYAKRDINSRGLIYKLPTSDIAPIPIVTNVKIMGELKVNQKVMVYGAISNGVETASIAEFFITMNKNLDIENGLTPISSPSKEKELELPLQAVGQFVVAKLTPMTEDGKSGDPKYAISQTFVKSDIPKIVRKVRGCNKNKKICSLKQGEKLDICFYNNRGVGENQKYWSRHLGKIVRN from the exons ATGGTATTGAGACAAAATTTAATAAACCAGATAGAAATGGCGATGGTTGTTCAGATTATTTTGATGGTGGATTTTCCTTATTTTCGCAACATGGGCGATGAATGGGTGGAAGCACATGCATATGTCATAAATAATTGTGATGAAGTCATACCTTTTCTCGA AGAGTATTCCCAGATTCGAGAAAGTATTCATCCACAACAATCTTTTAATGATTGGTTTAAAGATACA GTGAAAATGCAATCAAGCCAACTTCCTACTCGCAAAAAGTTCATCCAGCCAGGCAAACTGGGGAACAAAAATCGAGTATTGAGTGCTTTCCAACATTCAAGCGTACCTCATGATAAAAGTACTGAAGACACTCCGAAGGGTGTTACTCCAAGAAAAGAGAACCTTAAAG ATGTTGGTTTGATTGTGCATTTTGGTGATCTACAATACCACGATAAAGGTTTCAACGAAGAATGTTGTTTCCTGGACATTTTGAGCATATGCAAAAAATTTGTCGATATTTATTCTGTTGGCTTGAGATTTGCTGATGATGATGGAAGACCAGTACAAAATGATTTAGATGTCTTAAATATGTTCAAAAATTATTCGGGTTCTACAGTCATACATCTTTATGCCAAAAGAGACATAAACTCACGAGGTTTAATATACAAACTCCCAA CTTCTGATATTGCACCCATACCAATAGTGACAAATGTAAAGATAATGGGTGAGCTTAAGGTAAATCAGAAAGTGATGGTATATGGTGCTATTAGTAACGGGGTGGAGACTGCGAGTATTGCCGAATTTTTCATAACTATGAATAAAAACTTGGATATTGAGAATGGTCTTACACCTATCAGCTCACCTAGCAAAGAGAAG GAGCTTGAATTACCATTACAAGCTGTTGGTCAATTTGTTGTTGCCAAACTAACTCCCATGACAGAGGATGGAAAATCTGGTGATCCAAAGTATGCAATATCTCAAACATTTGTTAAGA GTGATATTCCAAAAATTGTGAGAAAAGTTAGAGGTTGTAATAAGAACAAAAAAATTTGTTCTCTCAAACAAGGAGAGAAACTTGACATATGTTTCTACAACAATCGTGGCGTTGGAGAGAATCAGAAGTATTGGTCGAGGCATTTAGGGAAGATTGTACGTAATTGA